From a single Loigolactobacillus coryniformis subsp. coryniformis KCTC 3167 = DSM 20001 genomic region:
- a CDS encoding uracil-DNA glycosylase family protein, with the protein MQTATQIFNAIQNDPQNQEFTAQGIQPLYHVIPTAEILIISQAPSRKAQESMVFWNDPSGDRLRDWMGVTKAEFYDSGKVGVMPLDFYYPGKGLHGDLPPRKGFAEKWHEPLLELMPNVKLTLLIGQYAQKYYLQKLRQKTLTETVRHYADYLPAYFPLVHPSPLNYGWLHKNTWFAEAVIPALQQDVRQILL; encoded by the coding sequence ATGCAAACCGCAACACAGATTTTTAACGCGATTCAAAATGATCCACAGAATCAAGAGTTCACCGCACAAGGGATTCAACCGCTGTACCATGTGATTCCGACGGCGGAAATTTTGATCATTAGTCAAGCGCCGAGCCGCAAAGCGCAAGAGTCAATGGTGTTTTGGAATGATCCGAGTGGGGATCGACTACGCGACTGGATGGGTGTCACCAAGGCAGAATTCTATGATTCCGGGAAGGTGGGCGTGATGCCATTGGATTTTTACTATCCTGGTAAAGGCCTACACGGTGATCTGCCGCCACGCAAAGGTTTTGCGGAAAAATGGCATGAGCCCTTATTAGAATTGATGCCGAATGTAAAATTGACACTTTTGATCGGTCAATACGCACAGAAATACTATTTACAGAAATTGCGGCAAAAGACCTTAACGGAAACGGTGCGCCACTACGCTGACTATTTGCCAGCCTATTTTCCATTAGTCCATCCTTCGCCACTAAATTATGGTTGGCTGCATAAAAATACTTGGTTTGCGGAGGCAGTTATTCCGGCGCTACAGCAGGATGTGCGGCAGATTCTGTTATGA
- a CDS encoding DUF6933 domain-containing protein, with product MLINPTKKSMPLFSALPQVADKAIAKQQAQADQFFSWHANYFTADRKRYVLLVNDLTYTPILLNNMNAQAKKMLDVSFISGIRMAFAIAGIKPEAVTAYLTQAGALQINAAFDRVTIGVLNEYLFQLSLFSEREPLKSDRVLQPEYLAYLSKIYINRLSKPKLYNSRGALKAAVAEFMAHK from the coding sequence ATGCTAATTAATCCAACCAAGAAATCGATGCCCCTATTCAGTGCATTACCCCAAGTGGCTGATAAAGCAATCGCCAAACAGCAGGCACAAGCTGATCAATTTTTCTCGTGGCACGCGAATTATTTTACAGCCGATCGTAAAAGGTATGTACTGCTAGTCAATGATTTGACCTATACGCCGATTCTACTCAATAACATGAATGCACAAGCGAAAAAGATGCTTGATGTTTCGTTTATTTCGGGCATTCGCATGGCTTTTGCCATCGCCGGAATCAAGCCAGAAGCAGTCACTGCTTATCTGACGCAAGCTGGTGCGCTACAAATCAACGCAGCTTTTGATCGTGTAACGATTGGAGTGCTCAATGAATATCTTTTTCAGCTAAGCCTTTTTTCAGAAAGAGAACCTCTTAAATCTGATCGGGTATTACAACCAGAATATCTGGCTTATTTAAGTAAAATATATATTAACCGCTTGAGTAAGCCTAAACTGTATAATAGTCGGGGTGCGCTTAAAGCCGCAGTGGCGGAATTTATGGCGCACAAATGA
- a CDS encoding MDR family MFS transporter → MTTKMKNNRRIMLVLVMGTFLAFLNQTLMNVALPSIMHSFNITAAAGQWLSNGYMLVNGIMVPLTAYLIQRFTTRQLYLAAMTVFALGTIIAGIAPSYLILITGRMIQAAGAGVIAPLMNVSIMNMYAANKRGTAMGWVGLALNFAPALGPTISGYLVKQYNWRWLFYTIAPLIILDIIFAAFMLRNLGTNQKLKLNWSGVILSSIGLGALLLGFSNAGSMPLFSGKVLGFSLFGLIVVVIFIYQQTHTTNRLLNFNVFKSYNFIIAVIVNVFLMMALYGGMLLLPLYMQNVMHYSALASGVAMLPGAVVIAVMSPISGRMYDQWGAKYLSFSGMIVLLIGTLMLSRVSLNSSFAWVTTAQAVRQLGLSVVTMPIQTEAFNSLPQEIIPDGSAMYTTIRQVAGSFGTALLIGIMSVLEKNNIAQLTADHGLKLATQLGSLHAIQTTYLVAAICVLISGLLTLSFRKRDLTTVTEKDLI, encoded by the coding sequence GTGACCACTAAAATGAAAAATAATCGCCGCATCATGCTGGTACTGGTGATGGGGACTTTTCTAGCGTTCTTGAACCAAACATTGATGAATGTTGCGCTACCAAGTATCATGCACTCGTTTAATATCACCGCCGCAGCCGGCCAATGGCTATCTAACGGCTATATGCTGGTCAACGGCATCATGGTGCCGCTGACCGCTTACCTGATCCAGCGCTTCACCACGCGCCAACTTTACTTAGCGGCAATGACTGTTTTTGCCTTGGGCACGATCATCGCGGGGATCGCTCCCAGTTATTTAATATTGATCACCGGCCGCATGATCCAAGCTGCTGGCGCCGGTGTGATCGCACCACTGATGAACGTTTCGATCATGAACATGTACGCTGCTAACAAGCGCGGCACCGCAATGGGTTGGGTCGGTCTAGCACTAAATTTTGCCCCTGCGCTGGGACCAACGATCTCCGGTTATTTAGTCAAACAATATAATTGGCGCTGGCTGTTTTATACAATTGCGCCGCTGATTATTTTAGATATCATCTTTGCCGCGTTTATGTTGCGCAATTTAGGGACCAATCAAAAATTAAAATTAAATTGGAGCGGTGTTATCCTTTCCAGCATCGGCTTAGGCGCCCTGCTATTAGGCTTCAGCAACGCCGGCAGTATGCCTTTATTCTCAGGAAAAGTACTCGGCTTTAGCTTATTTGGTTTGATCGTCGTGGTGATTTTTATTTACCAACAAACTCACACCACTAATCGCTTGCTCAATTTTAATGTGTTCAAAAGTTATAACTTCATCATCGCCGTGATCGTCAATGTTTTCTTAATGATGGCGCTGTATGGCGGCATGTTGCTACTACCATTGTATATGCAAAATGTGATGCATTATAGCGCGCTAGCTTCTGGTGTCGCAATGCTACCGGGTGCAGTTGTGATCGCTGTTATGTCACCGATCAGCGGCCGTATGTATGATCAATGGGGCGCTAAATACTTATCCTTTAGTGGGATGATCGTCTTACTGATCGGCACCCTAATGCTGAGCCGCGTGAGCTTGAATTCCAGCTTTGCCTGGGTCACCACCGCGCAGGCCGTTCGCCAATTAGGCTTATCCGTGGTCACCATGCCGATTCAAACCGAGGCGTTCAATTCGCTGCCCCAAGAAATCATCCCTGACGGCTCGGCAATGTACACCACGATCCGTCAAGTTGCCGGCTCCTTCGGTACAGCGTTATTGATCGGTATTATGAGTGTGCTCGAAAAAAATAATATCGCCCAACTGACCGCCGACCATGGTTTAAAATTAGCCACTCAGTTAGGTTCACTGCACGCAATCCAAACCACTTATTTAGTGGCCGCGATCTGCGTTTTGATCAGCGGCTTACTGACATTAAGCTTCCGCAAACGTGATTTAACTACAGTGACTGAAAAAGATCTGATTTAA
- a CDS encoding elongation factor G encodes MKQITAGIIAHVDAGKTTLSEALLYRAGTLRQLGRVDNGDAFLDTEKLEKQRGITIFSHQARLQYDELALNLLDTPGHVDFAAQTEQVLDVLDYAVLVISAADGIQGYTRTLWRLLQRYQVPTFIFINKMDAPGVDKQQLLDQLQSVFSAGCIDFSTTDVAALNEEIALRNETVLEDFLTTGELADVAVQRLIQQREVFPCYFGAALKLAGVDELLAGMARWARPATYTQDFGARVFKISYDEKGERLTWLRLTGGNLRTKDVLIGEQKANQLRIYNGAKYTIAAEVAAGVVCAIPGLTDTYPGQGLGKESDGTTPVIQPVLNYALDPKAADIHTCLAALRQLEDEDPQLHITWSSHLQEIHVQIMGAVQLEILQQLLLERFKLDVGFDQGSILYKETITQAVEGVGHFEPLRHYAEVHLLLQPAPRGSGLTFDAQCSLEVLGRNWQHQVTSNLRAKAHLGVLTGSPLTDVKITLVGGKASIVHSVGGDFREATWRAVRQGLMMLRQKGGCQLLEPWYQFRLEVGQEQVGRAMTDIQRMSGDFTAPEMTTGGTAVLTGTAPVAEMQDYAPEVNAYTHGQGQLECIVDGYRPCHNADEVVATMKYAPVSDLANTPDSVFCAHGAGYPVAWDQVPEMAHVPYMYTTEELRRVIIHAN; translated from the coding sequence ATGAAGCAGATAACAGCGGGAATTATTGCCCACGTGGATGCTGGTAAAACGACGCTTTCGGAGGCGCTACTTTATCGAGCGGGCACGCTGCGACAATTAGGGCGAGTTGATAATGGCGATGCTTTTTTAGATACAGAAAAGTTAGAAAAGCAGCGCGGTATCACGATTTTTTCGCATCAAGCGCGCTTGCAATATGACGAGTTGGCGCTGAATTTGTTGGATACGCCGGGACACGTAGATTTTGCGGCCCAAACCGAGCAGGTACTGGATGTACTAGATTATGCAGTGTTAGTGATTTCTGCGGCGGACGGCATCCAAGGCTATACGCGTACACTTTGGCGCTTGTTGCAGCGTTATCAGGTGCCAACCTTTATTTTTATTAATAAAATGGATGCGCCCGGTGTCGATAAACAGCAGCTGCTAGATCAGTTACAAAGCGTCTTTTCTGCCGGCTGTATTGACTTTAGCACGACTGATGTAGCGGCGCTGAATGAAGAAATAGCGCTGCGTAACGAGACAGTGCTGGAGGACTTTTTGACGACGGGTGAGCTTGCGGATGTGGCTGTACAGAGGCTGATTCAGCAGCGGGAAGTTTTTCCCTGTTATTTTGGTGCTGCACTTAAACTGGCTGGCGTCGATGAGCTACTTGCTGGCATGGCGCGGTGGGCACGTCCGGCAACGTATACGCAAGATTTTGGTGCTCGCGTTTTTAAAATTTCTTACGATGAAAAAGGTGAACGTTTGACCTGGCTACGGCTAACTGGGGGGAATTTGCGGACTAAGGATGTGCTAATCGGTGAACAAAAAGCCAACCAGTTACGCATTTATAATGGTGCTAAATATACGATTGCAGCGGAAGTCGCTGCCGGTGTTGTCTGCGCGATTCCTGGCTTGACCGACACCTATCCGGGTCAGGGGCTTGGTAAGGAAAGTGACGGTACTACGCCGGTTATTCAACCAGTACTTAATTATGCGCTGGATCCAAAAGCAGCGGATATTCATACCTGTTTGGCGGCGTTACGACAACTAGAGGACGAAGATCCGCAATTACATATTACATGGTCTAGCCATTTGCAGGAAATTCATGTGCAGATCATGGGTGCCGTTCAATTGGAAATTTTACAGCAGTTATTGCTGGAACGGTTTAAGCTGGATGTCGGTTTTGATCAAGGTAGCATTCTCTACAAAGAAACGATCACGCAAGCGGTTGAAGGCGTTGGCCATTTTGAACCACTACGCCATTACGCTGAAGTTCATTTGTTGCTGCAACCAGCTCCTCGTGGTAGTGGATTGACTTTTGACGCGCAGTGCAGTCTTGAAGTATTGGGTCGTAATTGGCAGCATCAAGTCACTTCTAATTTGCGGGCCAAAGCGCATTTAGGGGTCCTAACGGGTTCGCCGCTGACCGATGTAAAAATTACGTTGGTCGGTGGCAAAGCCAGCATTGTGCATTCAGTCGGCGGTGATTTTCGTGAAGCGACGTGGCGCGCTGTTCGACAAGGGTTAATGATGCTACGCCAAAAGGGTGGCTGTCAGTTATTGGAGCCATGGTATCAGTTTAGATTGGAGGTTGGTCAAGAACAAGTAGGTCGTGCGATGACTGATATTCAGCGGATGAGCGGTGATTTTACCGCACCAGAAATGACGACTGGTGGAACGGCAGTTTTAACAGGGACTGCGCCAGTTGCGGAAATGCAGGACTACGCGCCAGAGGTTAATGCCTACACCCATGGCCAAGGTCAATTGGAATGTATCGTTGACGGTTATCGACCATGCCACAATGCTGACGAAGTGGTGGCTACAATGAAATATGCGCCGGTGTCCGATTTAGCCAATACGCCGGATTCAGTTTTTTGCGCCCATGGTGCTGGCTATCCCGTGGCTTGGGATCAGGTGCCCGAAATGGCGCATGTACCGTATATGTACACAACAGAAGAACTACGGAGGGTGATTATTCATGCTAATTAA
- a CDS encoding DDE-type integrase/transposase/recombinase, with product MHTPLIAYLVLIIKLQRQIILILLAQLAEIFDHSRLPSADKPVFKRFNQFQVDEKVPLLQADIGSEALDYQQLIAESLEKNGKPILPVRRRKPISFAAQDCPRCSAPQDYLYANNGAGGQLRCKVCQFKFQDGHAEKNKTVALRCPYCQNRLSIHNRRTKFDVWCCYNDKCAFRLGAIASMSPAEVADFNVHPTAHKVRYTWRTYNFELKGIAPESPIQAPVDLDRIQASPEVLGLVLTYHINYGLSARRTAAIMYDIHGVKISHQTIHNYEMAVAAVVRPFWANYPYALSDQIVGDETYVRVKGKWHYIFYFYDAKCKLILADYVTPNRTTESAVIAFNQVLQKMPQVPEKLNFVVDANPIYQVAQIYFAQQGIKFGIHQVVGLENKDEISREYRFLKQTIERLNRAYKENYRSSTGFGSATGSASYTALYSAAYNFLRPHEALHYRVPVELPQLKPFKRMPDKWLALIELAQSQLPTAA from the coding sequence GTGCATACACCATTAATAGCCTATTTAGTTCTAATAATCAAGCTCCAAAGACAAATTATTTTGATCCTTTTAGCTCAGTTGGCTGAGATCTTTGATCATTCACGGCTGCCAAGCGCTGATAAACCGGTATTCAAGCGTTTTAACCAATTTCAGGTCGATGAGAAAGTCCCACTACTTCAAGCTGATATCGGTTCTGAAGCCCTCGACTACCAGCAGTTGATCGCTGAGTCGCTTGAAAAGAACGGTAAGCCGATACTGCCAGTCAGGCGGCGTAAACCAATCAGCTTTGCGGCGCAAGACTGTCCGCGGTGCTCGGCACCACAGGACTATCTTTACGCCAATAACGGTGCTGGCGGTCAGCTACGGTGCAAGGTCTGTCAGTTCAAGTTTCAAGATGGTCACGCCGAGAAGAATAAGACGGTCGCTTTACGTTGTCCTTATTGCCAGAATCGCCTGAGTATTCACAACCGTCGGACCAAGTTCGACGTCTGGTGTTGTTACAACGATAAGTGCGCATTTCGCCTTGGTGCGATTGCCTCAATGTCACCCGCTGAAGTCGCTGACTTCAACGTCCATCCAACTGCCCACAAGGTGCGCTACACTTGGCGAACCTACAACTTTGAACTTAAAGGCATTGCGCCAGAATCGCCGATCCAAGCACCGGTAGACCTCGATCGGATTCAAGCCAGCCCTGAAGTGCTGGGCTTGGTGCTGACCTATCACATCAACTATGGTCTGTCAGCGCGGCGAACCGCGGCGATCATGTACGATATTCATGGCGTTAAAATCTCACACCAGACCATCCATAACTACGAAATGGCGGTAGCCGCTGTTGTCCGGCCTTTCTGGGCGAATTATCCTTACGCGCTGTCCGACCAGATTGTTGGTGACGAGACTTATGTGCGCGTGAAAGGCAAGTGGCACTATATCTTCTACTTCTACGACGCCAAGTGTAAGCTCATTCTCGCCGACTACGTGACCCCTAATCGCACAACCGAATCAGCGGTCATTGCGTTCAACCAAGTCCTCCAAAAGATGCCTCAGGTCCCCGAGAAGCTTAACTTCGTCGTTGACGCGAATCCGATCTACCAAGTTGCCCAGATCTATTTTGCGCAACAGGGCATCAAGTTTGGTATCCACCAGGTTGTTGGCCTTGAAAACAAAGACGAAATCAGTCGTGAGTACCGTTTCTTAAAGCAAACCATTGAGCGCTTGAACCGCGCCTACAAAGAAAATTATCGTTCCAGTACTGGCTTTGGTTCTGCCACAGGTTCAGCGAGTTATACGGCGCTTTACTCAGCGGCTTATAACTTCTTGCGGCCTCATGAAGCACTACATTACCGCGTTCCCGTTGAGTTACCACAGCTCAAACCGTTTAAACGGATGCCAGATAAATGGCTGGCGCTAATTGAACTAGCGCAATCTCAATTACCAACTGCAGCCTAG
- a CDS encoding MarR family winged helix-turn-helix transcriptional regulator, which translates to MNENATQIKDLIFSLRSLRKETRRIFAYQAKKQQLTETWIIALGALTSKDPSSLEELAQALRLSNSTTSGIVDRMIAEGLVTKARAEDNKRRINIRPTQKGRQKYAATYTDFWEKLAPLEKIERAELTDLLATQAKLLAKLERIN; encoded by the coding sequence ATGAATGAAAATGCAACCCAGATCAAGGACCTGATTTTTTCACTGCGCTCACTGCGTAAAGAAACGCGGCGAATTTTTGCTTATCAGGCAAAAAAACAGCAATTAACTGAAACCTGGATCATTGCGCTTGGCGCCTTGACCAGCAAAGATCCCAGTTCACTGGAAGAACTAGCCCAAGCGCTCCGGCTCAGTAACAGCACGACCTCCGGTATTGTTGATCGGATGATCGCCGAAGGATTGGTTACCAAAGCGCGCGCTGAAGACAATAAACGGCGGATCAACATTCGCCCTACACAAAAAGGCCGCCAAAAATATGCGGCCACTTATACTGATTTTTGGGAAAAATTAGCGCCGCTTGAAAAAATCGAGCGCGCTGAGCTCACCGATTTATTAGCCACTCAAGCCAAACTTTTAGCAAAGTTAGAAAGGATCAACTAG
- a CDS encoding gluconokinase, protein MVMDYMIGVDIGTTSTKVALFDLHGKLQTVSRQLYPLYHELPDRAEEDPAAIFAAVIAGLAAVVHDKVVQQTEVKGIAFSSAMHSVILMDQHDQPLTRAITWADNRAVAAAKALKDSANSQQLFARTGVPIHPMSPLTKLMWFKQNQPELLRQTKQVIGVKEYVLWRLFGRYVEDYSIANATGLFNINTLDWDEAALDLAGITRAQLPELVDTDHQLRGMDQEIATTIGLATDTPVIIGASDGTLSNLGLNAIRPGAVAVTIGTSGAVRMVAATPKVDAAGRLFTYYLDKTHWVIGGPVNNGGIVFQWVRDQLFAPEKAIAAAQGTDLYEKLTQLASTIPAGAGGLLCQPYLGGERAPLWDADARGSYFGLTQSHTRAHLVRATLEGVVYNLNAVLQLLKALSDGPLTIQASGGFAHSQLWCQILADVFAQNVSIPTSIESSALGAVVLGMKSLGYIDDLHDVATMMGTTKQIIPMPADVAVYQRIIPIWSGVTEKLSSEYEQIAAFQREFPMMQNN, encoded by the coding sequence ATGGTAATGGATTATATGATCGGCGTTGATATTGGGACTACCAGCACAAAGGTTGCCCTGTTTGATTTACATGGAAAGCTACAGACGGTGAGTCGCCAACTATACCCGCTTTACCATGAGCTGCCTGATCGTGCAGAGGAGGATCCAGCGGCAATATTTGCGGCGGTGATTGCTGGCCTGGCAGCAGTGGTTCACGATAAAGTCGTTCAGCAAACTGAAGTCAAAGGAATCGCCTTTTCCAGTGCGATGCACAGCGTGATTCTAATGGATCAGCATGATCAGCCATTAACGCGGGCAATTACGTGGGCGGATAATCGCGCGGTAGCGGCAGCTAAAGCACTAAAAGATTCAGCCAATAGCCAACAATTATTTGCACGGACTGGGGTGCCGATTCATCCAATGTCACCGCTGACTAAATTAATGTGGTTCAAGCAAAATCAGCCGGAGTTATTGCGACAAACGAAACAAGTGATCGGTGTAAAAGAGTATGTTCTATGGCGTTTGTTTGGCCGCTATGTTGAAGATTACTCGATCGCCAATGCGACAGGCTTATTTAATATTAATACCCTAGATTGGGACGAAGCTGCATTGGATTTAGCAGGAATCACACGAGCGCAATTGCCAGAATTAGTCGATACTGATCACCAATTACGAGGGATGGATCAGGAAATTGCCACCACAATTGGCTTAGCTACCGATACTCCAGTTATTATTGGTGCCAGTGATGGCACGCTTAGCAATTTGGGGCTCAACGCAATTCGTCCAGGTGCAGTGGCGGTTACGATTGGTACGTCAGGGGCGGTGCGCATGGTTGCAGCAACGCCTAAAGTTGACGCAGCCGGGCGTCTGTTCACTTATTATTTAGATAAAACGCACTGGGTGATCGGCGGCCCCGTGAATAATGGCGGGATCGTTTTCCAGTGGGTACGTGACCAATTATTTGCGCCGGAAAAAGCAATAGCGGCAGCGCAGGGTACTGATTTATATGAAAAATTGACCCAGTTAGCGTCCACGATTCCGGCTGGTGCTGGTGGTCTGCTGTGTCAACCTTATTTAGGCGGTGAACGTGCACCATTGTGGGACGCTGACGCGCGCGGCAGTTATTTTGGCCTGACGCAAAGCCATACGCGTGCTCATTTGGTCCGGGCAACGCTAGAAGGTGTGGTTTATAATTTGAACGCCGTTTTACAGTTGTTGAAGGCTTTGTCTGACGGTCCACTAACGATTCAAGCTAGTGGCGGCTTTGCTCACAGTCAATTGTGGTGCCAAATTTTGGCTGATGTGTTTGCACAAAATGTCAGTATCCCCACTAGTATTGAAAGCTCAGCATTAGGTGCAGTGGTGCTAGGTATGAAGAGTCTTGGCTACATTGACGATTTACATGATGTTGCCACGATGATGGGGACTACTAAGCAGATTATTCCTATGCCAGCCGATGTAGCAGTTTATCAGCGAATCATTCCGATTTGGTCTGGTGTAACGGAAAAGTTGAGTAGTGAATATGAACAAATTGCGGCCTTTCAACGCGAATTTCCGATGATGCAGAATAACTGA
- a CDS encoding DNA alkylation repair protein, which produces MEKLDFTFTGNPENAPAMAHYMKDRFVFLGVKSPDRRAQSKPLLQASRQADLATIHTWIKRLYAREQREYQYLALDLAEYNVSRWQFADIVIFKQFVTQKSWWDSVDHWGTVFGKYIQRHPEQKAAIFQLFYQSPNLWERRIALTLQLKEKDAVDTTMLTQAILFDQYTDEFFIQKAIGWALRQYSKFAPDWVMQFLNEYQLSHLAVREASKYLCGG; this is translated from the coding sequence ATGGAAAAACTAGATTTTACGTTCACTGGAAATCCGGAAAATGCCCCAGCGATGGCGCACTATATGAAGGATCGTTTTGTGTTTCTCGGTGTCAAATCACCAGATCGTCGTGCGCAAAGTAAGCCACTTTTACAAGCCAGTCGCCAAGCTGATTTAGCAACGATCCACACTTGGATCAAGCGCTTGTATGCTCGTGAGCAACGCGAATATCAGTATTTGGCGCTTGATCTGGCTGAATATAATGTCAGCAGATGGCAATTTGCCGATATTGTAATTTTTAAGCAATTTGTGACTCAAAAAAGCTGGTGGGATAGCGTTGATCATTGGGGCACGGTCTTCGGCAAATATATTCAGCGCCATCCTGAGCAAAAAGCTGCTATATTTCAGCTTTTTTACCAAAGCCCTAACTTATGGGAGCGGCGGATCGCGCTCACTTTGCAGCTAAAAGAAAAAGACGCCGTTGACACCACTATGCTGACGCAAGCGATTTTATTCGATCAATACACCGATGAATTTTTCATTCAAAAGGCGATTGGTTGGGCGCTCCGGCAATACAGTAAGTTTGCACCTGATTGGGTGATGCAATTTTTAAATGAATACCAGCTGAGTCATTTGGCGGTGCGTGAGGCTAGTAAATATCTATGCGGAGGATAA